The Hymenobacter baengnokdamensis genome includes a region encoding these proteins:
- the hisS gene encoding histidine--tRNA ligase, translating to MEKPSIPQGTRDFGPAQVARRQHIFNVIRRTFETFGYAPLETPTLENLSVLTGKYGDEGDQLLFKVLNSGNFLVKERRGEITPLVTAADLEAGPRAVLPKIAEKGLRYDLTVPFARYVAMNRGTLTFPFKRYQMQPVWRADRPQRGRYREFYQCDADVVGTDSLLCEAEIVLMMAQVLNGLGLEDFTIKINHRGVLRNIYQALGGEGKETDLFVAIDKLDKIGREGVSKELLEKGFSEPTIDTLFALLSVSGDYGEKLERLLAGFVTAGVEPDGQRPGATSEDDDDAAFYRGLNELAEVRDLLVASGFRQFDRLEFDPTLARGLSYYTGCIFEVKINNVAMGSVSGGGRYDNLTGAFGLPGVSGVGFSFGVDRLYDCLETLNLFTETGETPTRVLLTHFSAAAGRAALPLLAELRAAGIPAELYPDAGKLQKQFKYADAKGIPLVLVLGPEELAAGVAKIKIMKTGEEKTLAISEVVAALTI from the coding sequence ATGGAAAAACCCAGCATTCCGCAAGGCACCCGCGATTTTGGGCCGGCCCAGGTGGCCCGCCGTCAGCACATTTTCAACGTCATCCGGCGCACGTTCGAAACCTTTGGCTACGCCCCGCTCGAAACCCCGACGCTCGAAAACCTGTCGGTACTCACCGGCAAGTACGGCGACGAGGGCGACCAGCTATTGTTTAAAGTACTGAACTCCGGTAACTTTCTGGTAAAAGAGCGCCGGGGCGAAATCACGCCGCTCGTGACGGCCGCCGACCTCGAAGCCGGCCCCAGGGCCGTGCTGCCCAAGATTGCCGAAAAAGGCCTGCGCTACGACCTCACGGTACCTTTTGCCCGCTACGTGGCCATGAACCGGGGCACGCTCACCTTCCCCTTCAAGCGCTACCAGATGCAGCCCGTGTGGCGCGCCGACCGCCCCCAGCGCGGCCGCTACCGCGAGTTTTACCAGTGCGATGCCGACGTAGTAGGCACCGACTCGCTGCTCTGCGAAGCCGAGATTGTGCTGATGATGGCCCAGGTGCTCAATGGGTTGGGCCTGGAGGATTTTACCATTAAAATCAACCACCGGGGCGTGCTGCGCAATATTTACCAGGCGCTGGGCGGCGAGGGTAAGGAAACCGACTTATTCGTGGCCATCGACAAGCTCGACAAAATCGGGCGCGAGGGCGTGAGCAAGGAATTGCTGGAAAAAGGCTTTTCGGAGCCAACTATCGACACGCTCTTCGCCCTGCTGAGCGTGAGCGGCGACTACGGCGAGAAGCTGGAGCGCCTGCTGGCCGGCTTCGTCACGGCCGGCGTGGAGCCCGACGGCCAGCGCCCGGGCGCCACCAGCGAAGACGACGATGACGCCGCCTTTTACCGGGGCCTCAACGAGCTGGCCGAGGTGCGCGACTTGCTGGTTGCCAGTGGTTTCCGGCAGTTCGACCGCCTGGAGTTTGACCCCACGCTGGCGCGGGGCCTGAGCTACTATACGGGCTGCATCTTTGAAGTAAAAATCAACAACGTAGCCATGGGCAGCGTGAGCGGCGGCGGACGCTACGACAACCTCACCGGCGCGTTTGGCCTGCCGGGCGTGTCGGGCGTAGGCTTCTCGTTTGGCGTCGACCGCCTCTACGACTGCCTCGAAACCCTGAACCTGTTTACCGAAACCGGCGAAACACCCACGCGGGTGCTGCTCACGCACTTCAGCGCGGCGGCCGGCCGTGCCGCCCTGCCGCTGCTGGCCGAGCTGCGCGCCGCCGGCATTCCGGCCGAGCTCTACCCCGACGCGGGCAAGCTGCAAAAGCAGTTTAAATATGCTGATGCCAAAGGTATTCCGCTGGTGTTGGTGCTGGGCCCCGAGGAGCTGGCCGCCGGCGTGGCCAAGATTAAAATTATGAAAACCGGCGAGGAGAAAACGCTGGCAATAAGCGAGGTAGTAGCTGCCCTAACGATATAG
- a CDS encoding transporter: protein MLRLYACLVLVLTLAAPAAAQNTKLLNDTLTNKRQFNLFHPTPRAVMRPMVPDRPGITESPYSVDAGHLQYESDVLRLLTRREGTAYGHDWYGNHFLAKVGLTDRTDFQVALDMYTDTRNYDSADPTATVVAHGVGDITLRVKQTLVGDDDSRWALGLIGYVQLPTGGLVGDGGYEPGLTMPAVFQCTQKWSVGGQVAAHLYYDRSVSQHYVQLTPTLTTDYQFTKVFQSFVELVGYWDLRQAAWRSSINVGPQLDISDNVQLDFGTHLPITHSVDREYFLGISFRR, encoded by the coding sequence ATGCTTCGTCTTTACGCCTGCCTGGTGCTGGTGCTGACCCTGGCCGCCCCGGCCGCCGCCCAAAATACCAAGCTGCTGAACGATACGCTGACCAATAAGCGGCAGTTCAACCTGTTTCACCCAACGCCCCGCGCCGTGATGCGGCCCATGGTGCCCGACCGCCCCGGCATTACCGAAAGTCCCTACTCGGTTGATGCGGGGCATTTGCAGTACGAGTCTGACGTGCTGCGCCTGCTCACCCGGCGCGAGGGTACCGCTTATGGCCACGACTGGTACGGTAACCACTTCCTGGCGAAAGTGGGTCTCACCGACCGCACCGATTTTCAGGTGGCCCTCGATATGTATACCGATACCCGCAACTACGATTCGGCCGACCCTACTGCCACAGTAGTGGCACATGGCGTGGGCGATATCACCCTGCGCGTGAAGCAGACGCTGGTAGGCGACGACGACAGCCGCTGGGCCCTGGGCCTCATTGGCTACGTGCAGCTGCCTACCGGCGGCTTGGTGGGCGATGGCGGCTACGAGCCCGGCCTGACGATGCCCGCCGTATTTCAATGCACCCAGAAGTGGAGCGTGGGCGGCCAGGTGGCGGCCCACCTCTACTACGACCGCTCAGTGAGCCAGCATTATGTGCAGCTCACCCCCACGCTCACCACCGACTACCAGTTTACGAAAGTCTTTCAATCCTTTGTAGAGCTGGTGGGGTACTGGGACTTACGCCAGGCCGCCTGGCGCAGCTCTATTAATGTGGGGCCGCAGCTCGACATCTCGGACAATGTGCAGCTTGATTTTGGGACCCACCTGCCCATTACGCACTCCGTAGACAGAGAATATTTTCTGGGTATCAGCTTCAGAAGGTAA
- a CDS encoding M28 family peptidase: MRKHFLLAAALGLSTAALAQPAVPAPTSGKVKIKTKPGHHAAPADAPATADAAPTDWSLPYAATITPDALKADLSVLASDAYEGRETGAKGQKMAADYIAKAFAADGLAGPVKDSDNPYIQHFTMNRVSVDPATSVVIKGKTYVLGKDFYALADGKYAKAAPVTPTFVGYGIGAEGYSDYAAAGNLKGKDLVMLLGEPLTKAGKPLLAKGDEPSPYGTPGMGELMGRVPSLRTAQPASVFMIEPTAAAFAEVPKLMSQIFGEEQMEFADAKPQRGQNLFVVSPEMGAALLGTTPAGLARYGQSVAAAGKPVASPFKPATATVHAVKKREPFTTENVLGYLEGSDKKDEIVVISAHYDHLGIKNGVVFNGADDDGSGTVSVLAMARAFTQAKKDGHGPRRSLLFLANVGEEEGLLGSQYYTDHPIFPLENTVTDLNIDMVGRVDKEHEGKGDYVYLVGDDKLSSELHTLSEATNQQYNPVALDYKYNDPADPEHIYYRSDHYNFAKHKVPVIFYTSGLHPDYHKETDDVDKIDFPAMARRDQLVFHTAWALAQRDARVVVDSAKP, translated from the coding sequence ATGCGAAAACACTTTTTGCTGGCGGCCGCGCTCGGCCTCTCCACGGCTGCCCTGGCCCAGCCTGCGGTACCGGCGCCCACGTCGGGCAAGGTTAAAATCAAGACCAAGCCTGGCCACCACGCCGCCCCGGCCGATGCGCCGGCTACTGCCGATGCCGCCCCCACCGACTGGAGCCTGCCTTACGCCGCCACCATCACGCCCGATGCGCTGAAAGCCGACCTGTCGGTGCTGGCCTCCGATGCTTATGAGGGCCGCGAAACCGGCGCCAAGGGCCAGAAAATGGCCGCCGACTACATCGCCAAAGCCTTTGCAGCCGATGGGCTGGCCGGCCCGGTCAAAGACTCGGACAACCCCTATATTCAACATTTTACCATGAACCGGGTGAGTGTGGACCCGGCGACTTCGGTAGTTATCAAGGGTAAAACCTACGTGCTGGGCAAGGATTTTTATGCCTTGGCAGATGGCAAGTATGCCAAGGCCGCGCCGGTTACGCCCACGTTCGTGGGCTACGGCATCGGGGCCGAGGGCTACTCCGACTATGCCGCCGCCGGCAACCTCAAGGGCAAAGACCTGGTGATGCTGCTGGGCGAGCCGCTTACCAAAGCCGGCAAGCCCCTGCTGGCCAAGGGCGATGAGCCCAGCCCCTACGGCACGCCCGGTATGGGCGAGCTGATGGGCCGCGTGCCCAGCCTGCGCACGGCGCAGCCGGCCTCCGTGTTTATGATTGAGCCCACGGCCGCCGCCTTTGCCGAGGTGCCGAAGCTGATGAGCCAGATTTTTGGGGAGGAGCAGATGGAGTTTGCCGATGCCAAGCCCCAGCGGGGCCAGAACCTGTTCGTGGTATCGCCCGAGATGGGGGCGGCGCTGCTCGGCACCACGCCAGCCGGCCTGGCCAGGTACGGGCAAAGCGTAGCCGCCGCCGGCAAGCCGGTAGCTTCGCCCTTCAAGCCCGCCACGGCCACCGTGCACGCGGTGAAAAAGCGCGAGCCCTTCACCACCGAAAACGTGCTGGGCTACCTCGAAGGCAGCGATAAGAAAGATGAAATCGTGGTCATTTCGGCGCACTACGACCACCTGGGCATCAAGAACGGCGTGGTCTTCAACGGTGCCGACGACGATGGCTCGGGCACGGTGAGCGTGCTGGCTATGGCCCGCGCCTTTACGCAGGCCAAAAAAGATGGCCACGGTCCGCGCCGTAGCCTCTTGTTCCTGGCCAACGTGGGCGAGGAAGAGGGCCTGCTCGGGTCGCAGTACTACACCGACCACCCCATCTTCCCGCTCGAAAACACGGTCACCGACCTCAACATCGACATGGTGGGCCGCGTGGATAAGGAGCACGAGGGCAAGGGCGACTACGTGTACCTGGTGGGCGATGATAAGCTGTCGTCGGAGCTGCATACGCTCAGCGAGGCTACCAACCAGCAGTACAACCCGGTGGCCCTCGACTATAAATACAACGACCCTGCCGACCCCGAGCACATCTACTACCGCTCCGACCATTACAACTTTGCCAAGCACAAGGTGCCGGTTATTTTTTACACCAGCGGCCTGCACCCCGACTACCACAAGGAAACCGACGACGTGGATAAAATCGACTTCCCGGCCATGGCCCGCCGCGACCAGCTCGTGTTTCACACCGCCTGGGCCCTGGCCCAGCGCGATGCCCGCGTAGTCGTCGATTCGGCCAAGCCGTAG